The stretch of DNA AATTCATAGTGGTGAAAAACAGAACGAAGGTACACCTGAGAATGAAGAGGGAAGAGAAACGAAAGCAAGCGAAGAATAAAGAGGCTGATTAAAATTATGCCTTGCAAAAGTAAGGGTCTGGCTCGAAATGATTAGTCAGCCCCTTCTTTTTTAGATGGAATGAAGTATGACTTTTTTTAATTTGAGAAATGTCTAGCTCCAGCGCCTACCCCCGACGTACAGGATGTACTAGTGTCGGTAATGCGACAGGACGTCGCGTTTTTGTCGACCTCGAGGTCACAAGCCAATCCTCCCAGAAAGGTAAAGAACACCTTTCCGAGAGGCTCGTCTTGTGCTTGTCGGGGGTGAGCAAGGCGCTTCCGCATTTCAAATCGAATCGGGGGTGATAGTATGAAATTGATAGTGGGTTTGGGGAATCCTGGTAAACAGTATGAAAAAACAAGACATAATATCGGTTTTGAAGTGATTGACTCCCTTTCAAACAAATTTAACATCCCTCTTGATCAAGCGAAGTTCCAAGGAGTATATGGAGTTGGTCATGTACAGGGGGAAAAAGTATATTTATTAAAACCACTTACATATATGAATTTATCAGGAGAATCCATTATTGCTTTAATGGATTATTTTCAAATTGAAGATGATGAGCTCGTTGTGATTTACGATGATTTAGATCTGCCAGTTGGAAAAATCCGTCTGCGGCAAAAAGGGAGTGCTGGTGGTCATAATGGCATTAAGTCCACAATCGCTCACCTTGGTACACAAGAGTTTAACAGAATAAGAGTAGGCATAGATAGACCACCAGCTGGAATGAAGGTTCCAGACTATGTATTAGGACGATTTACGCAAGAAGAGCAAGAGCAAATGGGCGAGGTTATACAAAGATGTGCAGCGGCATGTGAAGCTTGGTTGTCTAAACCATTTTTGCAAATCATGAATGAATATAATCAGTAAAATCATATTTCACTATCTTTATCATAAGATAATATATCATTCTCTTTTATTTCTCATGAATAAGTTCCTTTTAAAGCGTTCATACTATAGGTATTAATGTTTTTATTAGGAGGAACGGGAATGGCCATTCATTATCATTGCCGTCATTGTGGTGTAAAGATTGGTACAATTGATGATACTGCAATCAATACAGAGCAATTGGGATTTCATTTGCTAAATCATGAAGAACGCCAAGAAATGATCACATACGATCAGACTGGCAACCTTCAAGTTAAGGCAATATGTGAAGATTGTCATGAAATGCTTCAACGAAATCCTGATTTTCATCAGAATGAATTTTTGATTCAATAACAGGCTTTGGACTGTCATCCAAAGCATTTTTCTATTTAAAAGATTAATCGAGTTTGAGAAATGTCTAGCTTAGGCGCTTGCGCTTTTCTAAGAGGAGGGTAGCCATGAAAGGGCTTAAACAGATAATAAGTCAGCAAGATGATCTCCAGTCCGTTTTGTCTGGTATTCGAGAAGGATTAAAGGAACAGCTTATATCAGGTTTATCGGGCTCCGTAAGAACATTTTTCTTAGCCTCTGTTTATGAACAGACAAGAAAGCCCATCTTGATCGTTACACACAATCTTCTGCAAGCACAGAAGCTGTATGATGATATTGTTCATTTAGTTGGGGAATCAGAAGTGTTTTTATATCCAGCGAATGAATTAATTGCTGCCGAAATTAGTATTGCAAGTCCAGAATTAAAGGCACAGCGAATTGAAGTATTAAATTATTGGAGCAAAAGCAGTAATGGGATCATGATTGCACCAGCGGCAGGCTTGAGAAAAATTCTTCCACCAGCAGCACTATGGAAAGAAAGCCAACTAACATTAAAAGTCGGCGATGAACTTCTGGAAGAACAGTTATTGATGTTCGTTCAAATGGGCTACTCACGGGTTGGTATGGTTTCATCTCCTGGGGAATTCAGTGTAAGAGGGGGGATTATTGATATTTACCCATTAACGGAAACAGATCCAATCCGAATTGAATTATTTGATACGGAAGTAGATTCGATCCGTTCTTTTTCACTGGAAGATCAGCGGTCTAAGGAGAAGCTATTGGAAGTGACGATTGGTCCGGCAACGGAATATCCTTTACAGCCGATGCATTTTAAAAAAATGATTGAAAAAATCGAAACGGGCCTAGGGACTAGCCTGAAAAAAATAAAAGATGATAAAGCAAAAACATTGCTTGCTCAAAATATTGGATACGAGCTTGAGCAATTAAAAATGGGCAGTAAACCAGATCAACTATTTAAATATCTTTCCTTAGCATATGAGGAAGAAAATAGTTTAGTAGACTATCTCCCGGAAAATGGACTCATTTTTGTTGATGAAGTCAGCCGTGTCCAAGAAATGAATGATTCATTAGAAAAGGAAGAGGCTGAATGGTACACAAGTCTATTAAGTGAGGGGCAAATCATTCATGATGTGAAAATATCACATAATTTACGTGGTTTTTTACAAAAAAAGAAACAGCCGCTCATTTATATGTCATTGTTTCTAAGGCATGTTCCAAATACAAATCCACAAAATCTTATAAATGTTTCCTGTAAGCAAATGCAGAATTTCCACGGTCAAATAAATGTTCTTAAAGCTGAGCTTGAACGCTGGAAAAAAGGAAGCTATACCGTTATTTTTCTTGGCTCTGATCAAGAAAGGGTTAAGAAGCTTACAAGAGTTTTAGAAGATTATGAAATTGAAGCAACGTTTATAGCAGAGGATCAGGACCTCCTTCTTAAAAAAGTTCAAATTATAGAAGGTAGTTTACAAACGGGGTTTGAGCTTCCAAGCCAAAGGCTTGCTGTTATCACAGAAGAAGAGCTTTTTAATAAAAAAACGAAAAAGCAGCCACGCCGGCAGAAGCTTTCCAACGCGGAGCGGATCAAAAGTTATTCTGAACTTAAGGTTGGCGATTATGTTGTCCATGTTAATCATGGGATTGGGAAATATTTAGGAATAGAAACGCTTGTGATTAACGGGGTTCATAAGGATTACCTGCATATTCGATATCAGGGCAGTGATAAACTCTATGTACCTGTCGAGCAGATTGATCTTGTCCAAAAATATGTAGGGTCTGAAGCAAAGGAACCGAAAATATATAAATTAGGCGGCAATGACTGGAAAAGAGTTAAAAAGAAGGTAGAATCCTCTGTACAGGATATTGCGGATGATTTAATTAAGCTTTATGCAGAGCGAGAAGCTTCGAAAGGACATGCTTATAGTCCAGACGGAGAGATGCAGCGCGAATTTGAAGCGGCTTTTGCCTATCAAGAAACAGATGATCAGCTGCGTTCAATCCATGAGATTAAAAAAGATATGGAACGAGAGCGTCCGATGGATCGTCTGCTATGTGGAGATGTTGGATATGGAAAAACAGAAGTCGCTATTCGAGCTGCATTTAAAGCAGTAGCAGATGGCAAGCAGGTAGCATTTCTTGTTCCAACAACAATCTTAGCACAGCAACATTATGAAACAATGAGAGAGCGGTTTCAAGATTATCCGATTGAGCTCGGCCTTATGAGTCGATTTAGATCAAGGAAACAACAGACTGAAACGATAAAAGGTTTAAAGGCGGGCACAATTGATGTTGTGGTCGGCACTCATCGGATTTTATCCAAAGATATTTCCTACAGAGATTTAGGGCTTCTGATTGTAGATGAGGAGCAGCGATTCGGGGTTACGCATAAAGAAAAAATTAAACAGCTGAAAACGAACGTCGATGTGCTGACGTTAACAGCCACACCAATCCCAAGAACTCTTCATATGTCCATGCTTGGTGTTCGTGATTTATCTGTCATTGAAACACCTCCTGAAAATCGTTTTCCTATTCAAACGTATGTCATGGAGTATAATGGCGGCATCGTAAGGGAAGCCATCGAAAGGGAGCTTGCGCGTGATGGCCAAGTATATTTCCTTTATAACAGAGTAGAGGATATTGAGCGAAAAGCAGAGGAAATCTCCATACTAGTTCCTGACGCCAGAGTGACATATGCTCACGGACAAATGTCTGAAAATGAATTGGAGTCCGTTATGCTAAGCTTCCTTGCGGGCGAATTTGATGTTCTTGTTAGTACGACGATCATTGAGACAGGTGTTGACATTCCAAATGTGAATACACTCATTGTCCATGATGCTGATAAAATGGGTCTTTCCCAGCTTTATCAATTAAGGGGAAGGGTTGGGCGCTCGAATCGGGTAGCGTATGCTTATTTCACATATAGAAAAGATAAAGTACTGACAGAAGTGGCGGAAAAGCGTCTTCAAGCGATAAAGGAATTTACAGAGCTCGGTTCTGGATTTAAAATTGCCATGCGAGATTTGTCTATTCGAGGCGCTGGAAACTTGCTAGGTGCTGAACAGCATGGCTTTATTGACTCAGTAGGCTTTGATTTATACTCTCAAATGCTTAAAGAAGCCATTGAGGATAGAAAAGGCAATATGGAGACACGAGAGAAGCAGAGATTAGAAATCGATCTTGAGCTGGATGCCTATATTCCTGATTCCTATATTTCAGATGGACATCAAAAAATTGAAATGTACAAACGCTTTAGGGGAGCTTCATCATTAGAGGATATTGAAGAGCTGAATGAAGAAATGATCGATCGTTTTGGAGAATATCCTGTTGAGGTATCCTATTTGTTCCAAGTGGCAGAAATGAAGGTCCATGGCGAGCTTTCGGGAATAGAAATCATTAAACAGACAAAAAATGAAGTATTGATTATGTTATCCGAAAAGGCTAGCGAACAAATTGATGGCCAAAAAATCTTCCAAATCACTAGTAAATTTGGCAGGACGGTTGGTCTTGGAATGGAAGGGAAAAAACTAAAGGCTGTCCTCTATATTAAAGGTATGAAATCCAATGAATGGTTAAATATAGCTTTTGAAGTGGTCCGAGGCTTTAATCAATCAAGGAAAGAGCAGCAAGGGCAAGCAATATAAGAGGATTATAAAGCATGTCGAAAAGGCATAATTTTTAAGTTTATCGCAGATTAACGGGCAGTAAGACCCCCACTTCAAGGATTCGCGTATGCAAAGAAGAGTAAGTGGGGGATCAACTGACCGTAAATGCCCGATTGGTTCAACTAACCATCAGTGGGGGATGAAGAAAAACCCCCACTGACGGAAGTTTCACTTTATTCATTCATGCTTTAGGATAAGTCAGAAAAAAGACTCGATAGAATAATTATCCAATTTTGGTACTCATTATATACGCAAGAAAAAATATTTGAGCGTGTATAGAACTTTCCAGATGAAAGATACTAAGTTCAAACATGGCGGTGTATTCATTTTCTCCCAAATATGGATCATAGCCAATGAGAAAAACTTTTAAGGTAAAAAAATCATCAGATGAAAGTGAGGCAACATTGGATGAAGGCAACTGGTATTGTTCGTCGAATCGATGATTTAGGGCGAGTGGTGATTC from Cytobacillus dafuensis encodes:
- the pth gene encoding aminoacyl-tRNA hydrolase, coding for MKLIVGLGNPGKQYEKTRHNIGFEVIDSLSNKFNIPLDQAKFQGVYGVGHVQGEKVYLLKPLTYMNLSGESIIALMDYFQIEDDELVVIYDDLDLPVGKIRLRQKGSAGGHNGIKSTIAHLGTQEFNRIRVGIDRPPAGMKVPDYVLGRFTQEEQEQMGEVIQRCAAACEAWLSKPFLQIMNEYNQ
- a CDS encoding anti-sigma-F factor Fin family protein, coding for MAIHYHCRHCGVKIGTIDDTAINTEQLGFHLLNHEERQEMITYDQTGNLQVKAICEDCHEMLQRNPDFHQNEFLIQ
- the mfd gene encoding transcription-repair coupling factor, which codes for MKGLKQIISQQDDLQSVLSGIREGLKEQLISGLSGSVRTFFLASVYEQTRKPILIVTHNLLQAQKLYDDIVHLVGESEVFLYPANELIAAEISIASPELKAQRIEVLNYWSKSSNGIMIAPAAGLRKILPPAALWKESQLTLKVGDELLEEQLLMFVQMGYSRVGMVSSPGEFSVRGGIIDIYPLTETDPIRIELFDTEVDSIRSFSLEDQRSKEKLLEVTIGPATEYPLQPMHFKKMIEKIETGLGTSLKKIKDDKAKTLLAQNIGYELEQLKMGSKPDQLFKYLSLAYEEENSLVDYLPENGLIFVDEVSRVQEMNDSLEKEEAEWYTSLLSEGQIIHDVKISHNLRGFLQKKKQPLIYMSLFLRHVPNTNPQNLINVSCKQMQNFHGQINVLKAELERWKKGSYTVIFLGSDQERVKKLTRVLEDYEIEATFIAEDQDLLLKKVQIIEGSLQTGFELPSQRLAVITEEELFNKKTKKQPRRQKLSNAERIKSYSELKVGDYVVHVNHGIGKYLGIETLVINGVHKDYLHIRYQGSDKLYVPVEQIDLVQKYVGSEAKEPKIYKLGGNDWKRVKKKVESSVQDIADDLIKLYAEREASKGHAYSPDGEMQREFEAAFAYQETDDQLRSIHEIKKDMERERPMDRLLCGDVGYGKTEVAIRAAFKAVADGKQVAFLVPTTILAQQHYETMRERFQDYPIELGLMSRFRSRKQQTETIKGLKAGTIDVVVGTHRILSKDISYRDLGLLIVDEEQRFGVTHKEKIKQLKTNVDVLTLTATPIPRTLHMSMLGVRDLSVIETPPENRFPIQTYVMEYNGGIVREAIERELARDGQVYFLYNRVEDIERKAEEISILVPDARVTYAHGQMSENELESVMLSFLAGEFDVLVSTTIIETGVDIPNVNTLIVHDADKMGLSQLYQLRGRVGRSNRVAYAYFTYRKDKVLTEVAEKRLQAIKEFTELGSGFKIAMRDLSIRGAGNLLGAEQHGFIDSVGFDLYSQMLKEAIEDRKGNMETREKQRLEIDLELDAYIPDSYISDGHQKIEMYKRFRGASSLEDIEELNEEMIDRFGEYPVEVSYLFQVAEMKVHGELSGIEIIKQTKNEVLIMLSEKASEQIDGQKIFQITSKFGRTVGLGMEGKKLKAVLYIKGMKSNEWLNIAFEVVRGFNQSRKEQQGQAI